In Antedon mediterranea chromosome 10, ecAntMedi1.1, whole genome shotgun sequence, one genomic interval encodes:
- the LOC140061225 gene encoding uncharacterized protein: MITLTAKKFTLHQASLMYPGHLLSLCQSATMKRPTPGCALKGSRVILVRTVDTDVIVILVGIFCNLIACYPGTCIWVAFGMGKHFQYFNINTICHNLREDKSRELPVFHAFTSQFFGKAKHSAWETWNSFPAVTEAFLFMAHHLFKSLGVNSSQFQLLEEFTCHLYYKTLRSVTKLRQDLFLRKARTMDNIPPTQDALLQHSNRSIYQASNWTTSLQPQQNAPSPVHGHQSGPYYLKHPRMTTEPAPYGHEDTNTDDRPSRFKKAISGGFSVAEKIAHYDAWANTYDEDMRSYGFTGPEIAVEYMKRYFKDTSGKYLDCGAGTGLLGVHIKELGYTDFHALDASSVALEKAKSRQAYTKFIEEFITTGKLSIETDTYDGLVCCGCFVPGHLEPDCVEDWCRIVKPGGIVFIVLCQRWLSQEPAYNEGKLEGAFQKRVDECKWELVVREQRDKYLTEDVAEVFVFKVK; this comes from the exons GCGAGTCTGATGTATCCCGGACATCTACTCAGCCTATGTCAATCTGCAACCATGAAGAGACCGACTCCAGGATGTGCATTAAAAGGTAGCAGGGTTATTTTGGTGCGTACAGTTGATACTGATGTCATTGTTATCCTGGTTGGTATTTTCTGCAATCTAATAGCCTGTTATCCTGGTACGTGTATCTGGGTCGCATTTGGCATGGGTAAGCACttccaatattttaatataaataccatCTGCCATAACCTAAGAGAGGATAAGTCAAGAGAGCTGCCAGTTTTCCATGCATTTACTTCCCAGTTCTTCGGAAAAGCAAAACACTCCGCATGGGAGACGTGGAACTCATTTCCAGCAGTCACAGAAGCCTTTCTTTTCATGGCACATCACCTTTTCAAATCTCTAGGAGTCAACTCATCTCAATTCCAGTTGCTAGAGGAGTTTACATGTCATCTATACTACAAGACTTTAAGAAGTGTTACAAAGCTAAGACAAGATCTTTTTTTAAGAAAGGCACGGACAATGGACAACATTCCTCCTACACAG GATGCACTTTTACAGCATTCCAACAGATCCATATACCAAGCAAGCAATTGGACCACCAGTCTACAGCCACAGCAGAATGCTCCATCACCAGTACATGGACACCAGTCTGGACCATACTACCTGAAGCATCCAAG GATGACGACTGAGCCTGCACCGTACGGTCATGAAGATACCAACACAGACGATAGACCATCCCGCTTCAAAAAGGCAATATCTGGAGGATTCAGTGTTGCTGAAAAGATTGCCCACTACGATGCATGGGCAAATACGTATGACGAG GATATGAGGTCATATGGTTTTACCGGACCAGAAATAGCTGTCGAATATATGAAGAGGTATTTTAAAGATACTAGCGGCAAATATTTGGATTGTGGAGCCGGTACTGGACTTTTAGGTGTACAT ATTAAGGAGTTGGGGTACACAGACTTCCACGCACTCGATGCATCCAGCGTGGCACTGGAGAAGGCAAAATCCAGACAAGCATATACTAAATTTATTGAAGAATTCATTACTACAGGGAAACTTAGCATAGAAACAG ATACATATGATGGTTTGGTGTGTTGTGGTTGTTTTGTTCCTGGGCATTTAGAACCAGATTGTGTTGAAGATTGGTGCCGTATTGTTAAACCAG GTGGAATTGTGTTCATTGTGTTGTGCCAACGATGGCTATCGCAAGAACCAGCTTACAACGAAGGGAAACTTGAGGGTGCCTTCCAGAAACGTGTCGACGAATGCAAATGGGAGTTAGTTGTTAGAGAACAGAGAGATAAATATCTAACCGAGGATGTAGCAGaagtatttgtttttaaagtgaaataa